From the genome of Streptomyces sp. NBC_01304:
AGAACCGCCTGCACCTCGATCTGACGTCCGCCGCGGAGGACCGCGAGTCCGAGATCGAGCGCATCCTCGCACTCGGCGCCCGCAGAGCGGATGTCGGACAGAGCGGCGACGAGTCGTGGACCGTGCTGGCCGACCCGGAGGGCAACGAGTTCTGCGTGGTCCGCCCGAAGGCGACCCTCATCGGCTGAGGGCTGAGGCTGGGCGCTGCCGTCCGCCGTCTCGTCGAGGAGCCGAACTGCCAACGGGCAGAGGGACGGTGCGCTACGCAACCACAAGTGCCGCCGCGCCGATGAACACCAACTGCAGGGCCGTGCGCGGGCCGAGCCGGTCACCCTGGGCCACCTTGCGCCGGGCCGCCGAGACGTTCGCCGGGAACATCGCGACCATCAGCACGAGCAGGCATGCCGCGGCGAGGCGTGCGGTCGCCGGGATCAAGACGCCGACGGCACCGGCGAGTTCGAGGATTCCGGTGAGCGTGACTAGGAGGTCGGGGCGCGGCAGCACCGGCGGGACCATGCCGATGAGGTCGGCGCGGAGCTTCGGATAGAAGTGCGCGAACGCGGTGAGCAGGAACATCACCGCCAGCCCCACCCTCAGCGCCGGATGCCGGCCGTCCAGCGCGTCGACGCCGGCGAGGCCGGCGATGCGGGCGCCGCCGAAACCGATCAGGAGCGCGAGCAGCGGTTCCATGGGGACCTCCATCCGCCTCACGTGAACTTTCCACTGGAAAGATAGGCCCGGCCCACAATGTTGTCAACGGTAAGATGTAAGGCATGACCGACCGCCCGTACCACCACGGAGACCTGCGCCGGACCGCACTCGCGGCGACTGCCGAGGCCATCGAGC
Proteins encoded in this window:
- a CDS encoding VOC family protein, with the translated sequence MPLSLHHIVIDAHDLPALARFWAEVLDWRILSAREREVVIGPDPAAPVGICFMPVTDHKAVKNRLHLDLTSAAEDRESEIERILALGARRADVGQSGDESWTVLADPEGNEFCVVRPKATLIG
- a CDS encoding DoxX family protein, with amino-acid sequence MEPLLALLIGFGGARIAGLAGVDALDGRHPALRVGLAVMFLLTAFAHFYPKLRADLIGMVPPVLPRPDLLVTLTGILELAGAVGVLIPATARLAAACLLVLMVAMFPANVSAARRKVAQGDRLGPRTALQLVFIGAAALVVA